The following proteins are co-located in the Castanea sativa cultivar Marrone di Chiusa Pesio chromosome 8, ASM4071231v1 genome:
- the LOC142607627 gene encoding uncharacterized protein LOC142607627, producing the protein MDKSWMPMAKTPNGRLSRPYIEGVNTFINFARLVVDLSGNILCPCIHCVNCYRQSLQIVRIHLLHRGIMQSYVNWYNHGEPRVLNENIHDNEMSDGDHMGGIDALVGDRIRGEPRNATEDEEVRHFDKLEEDAKRELYPGCTDYSILKFVIEMLNVKVMTNLSNKGLDMVLELLTKVLPKDNLVPRSTYEAKKILRDLGMSYEHIDACKNDCALFWKENENLDKCPVCEMPRYKDTPAQGKKIPHKVLCYFPLTPRLRRLYMSGQRAKDMRWYINK; encoded by the coding sequence atggataaaagttggatgcCAATGGCTAAGACACCTAATGGCAGATTAAGTCGTCCATATATTGAAGGAGTcaatacatttattaattttgcaagATTGGTTGTGGACTTGAGTGGTAATATTCTGTGTCCGTGTATTCATTGCGTGAATTGCTATCGACAATCTCTTCAAATTGTGCGTATCCATTTGCTTCATCGTGGGATTATGCAATCCTACGTTAATTGGTATAATCATGGAGAACCTCGTGTATTGAATGAGAACATTCATGATAATGAAATGTCGGATGGTGATCATATGGGTGGTATCGATGCCTTGGTAGGTGATCGAATTAGAGGGGAACCAAGAAATGCAACCGAAGATGAGGAGGTGCGTCATTTTGacaaacttgaggaagatgcaaAGCGTGAGTTGTATCCGGGTTGCACTGATTATAGTATCTTGAAGTTTGTTATTGAGATGTTGAATGTAAAAGTAATGACCAACTTGAGTAATAAGGGACTTGATATGGTGCTAGAATTGCTGACAAAGGTTTTACCAAAAGATAACTTGGTTCCAAGGTCAACTTATGAAGCAAAGAAGATATTACGTGACTTGGGCATGTCATATGAGCATATAGATGCATGCAAAAATGATTGTGCactattttggaaggaaaatgaaaaccttgATAAATGTCCGGTGTGTGAGATGCCTAGGTACAAGGATACACCTGCCCAAGGTAAAAAGATTCCTCATAAGGTATTGTGTTACTTCCCGTTGACAccgagattgaggagattgtaCATGTCAGGCCAAAGAGCTAAGGACATGAGATGGTATATAAACAAATGA